One genomic window of Desulfobacterales bacterium includes the following:
- a CDS encoding SNF2-related protein translates to MAKTKAEKHKAKRKSKLKARRQSVAAAVRSEKADFFYYESNWFHESGNYEKALILLKKALKLDPDNKRFLEEMVQLGYNMASSEVQLLGLSRLYAGGQMDDRYLPPFLDLLAKSGQYQQAMEVSELLLPRLAGIKIPNMRKIRTVTIQIQEYCRRQLKYEEVEKVLPQKAARRPSPLKNKAPDRPVAEPAPQEKRENKAPVPNIPVAITLDDASFQIPLSSGRFMSDAQYELAMEGHRIRFRDSFENLICLSGLQGVRSLWYQEETARKVLKSFRGRALLSDEVGLGKTIEASIVLKEYVQRGIVKNALILTPSTLVSQWQEELRTKFGLDFPSTDDPDFNKKGIRFWEAPYVLASINQAKSKRNMDAVIRREYDLVIVDEAHHLKNRNTLNWKLVNSLKKRFLLLLTATPVENNLMELYNLITLLKPGQLKTASAFRNEFMTKGDPTGPQNRGRLKELLGEVMIRNTRALAKIDIPPRFAQTMRIKPGANEKTLYARITNLVHHINETDRSSNKLLLKNLLAEAGSSPLAVELTLQRLLAGREFLWDHEQEIRAIHTLCRTMGDTEKNKALLKLIRSTQGKKIVFVNYLGTLDHTSAFLSWNDIPHAVFHGRMDNRQKDEEIRSFREEKDILVTTEIGGEGRNLQFCHQMINYDLPWNPMKIEQRIGRIHRLGQQNEVMIYNLCAAESIEDYILDILDRKINMFEMVIGEIDMILGRIREEKDFSDMVYDIWVTSSSEKEREQGFDALTARLTRSKAQYEKTRELDKKLFGENYEL, encoded by the coding sequence ATGGCCAAAACAAAAGCTGAAAAACATAAAGCGAAACGAAAGAGTAAATTAAAAGCAAGACGTCAATCGGTCGCCGCTGCCGTCCGCTCCGAAAAAGCCGATTTTTTTTATTATGAATCTAACTGGTTTCACGAATCCGGCAACTATGAAAAGGCCCTGATTCTTTTAAAAAAAGCGCTTAAACTGGACCCCGACAACAAACGGTTTCTCGAAGAAATGGTCCAGCTTGGCTATAATATGGCCAGCAGCGAAGTTCAGCTTTTGGGACTCTCGCGTCTATACGCCGGCGGCCAGATGGATGATCGTTACCTGCCGCCGTTTTTAGACCTTCTGGCAAAAAGCGGACAGTATCAGCAGGCCATGGAGGTTTCCGAGCTGTTGCTTCCCCGCCTGGCGGGAATCAAAATTCCTAATATGCGCAAAATCCGGACCGTTACAATCCAGATTCAGGAATACTGCCGTCGTCAACTGAAATATGAAGAAGTGGAAAAAGTTCTTCCCCAAAAAGCCGCACGGCGACCTTCCCCTTTAAAAAACAAGGCGCCGGACCGTCCGGTTGCAGAACCTGCGCCTCAGGAAAAAAGAGAAAATAAAGCCCCCGTTCCGAATATTCCGGTTGCCATTACCCTGGATGACGCGTCCTTTCAGATTCCCCTGTCCAGCGGTCGCTTCATGAGCGACGCGCAATATGAACTTGCCATGGAAGGGCACAGGATTCGATTCAGGGATTCTTTTGAAAACCTCATTTGCCTTTCCGGGCTGCAGGGCGTCCGGTCTCTGTGGTATCAGGAGGAGACAGCGCGCAAGGTGCTGAAAAGCTTTCGGGGCCGCGCCCTTTTGTCCGACGAGGTCGGCCTTGGGAAAACCATTGAAGCCTCAATCGTTCTGAAAGAATATGTTCAGCGCGGGATCGTTAAAAACGCGCTGATCCTGACGCCCTCGACGCTGGTCAGCCAGTGGCAGGAAGAGCTTCGGACCAAATTCGGGCTTGACTTTCCATCCACCGATGATCCGGATTTTAATAAAAAAGGCATCCGATTTTGGGAAGCTCCCTATGTACTGGCATCCATCAATCAAGCCAAGTCCAAGCGCAATATGGATGCGGTCATACGGCGCGAGTATGATCTGGTGATCGTAGATGAGGCCCACCATCTCAAAAACAGGAATACGCTGAACTGGAAGCTGGTCAATTCCCTGAAAAAACGCTTTCTGCTGCTGCTGACGGCAACACCGGTGGAAAACAATCTCATGGAACTGTATAATCTGATCACCCTGTTAAAACCCGGACAGTTAAAAACCGCTTCTGCCTTCCGTAACGAATTTATGACCAAAGGCGATCCCACCGGACCGCAAAACCGTGGCCGGCTGAAAGAACTGTTGGGAGAGGTGATGATTCGAAATACCCGGGCGCTGGCAAAGATCGATATTCCGCCCAGATTTGCCCAGACCATGCGGATAAAACCGGGTGCAAATGAAAAGACACTTTATGCCCGCATTACCAACCTGGTACATCATATCAATGAAACCGACCGCAGCAGCAACAAGCTGTTGCTCAAAAATCTGCTGGCCGAAGCCGGCTCATCGCCCCTGGCAGTGGAATTGACCTTGCAGCGCCTGCTGGCGGGAAGGGAATTTTTATGGGACCACGAACAGGAGATCCGGGCGATTCACACCCTGTGCCGCACCATGGGGGATACTGAAAAAAATAAAGCGCTGCTCAAGCTGATCCGGTCAACCCAGGGGAAAAAGATCGTTTTTGTCAACTATCTCGGCACGCTGGACCATACGTCGGCGTTTTTGTCCTGGAATGATATTCCCCATGCGGTTTTTCACGGGCGCATGGATAACCGCCAAAAGGATGAAGAGATCAGAAGTTTTCGGGAAGAAAAGGATATTCTCGTGACCACCGAAATCGGCGGCGAAGGCCGGAATCTTCAGTTCTGCCACCAGATGATCAATTATGACCTTCCCTGGAATCCCATGAAAATCGAACAGCGGATCGGGAGAATCCACCGCCTGGGGCAGCAGAACGAAGTGATGATTTATAATTTGTGCGCTGCCGAGAGCATTGAGGATTATATTCTCGATATTCTCGACCGTAAAATTAATATGTTTGAAATGGTTATCGGCGAAATCGATATGATTCTGGGGCGTATCCGGGAGGAAAAGGATTTTTCGGACATGGTCTATGACATCTGGGTAACTTCATCTTCTGAAAAAGAACGCGAACAGGGTTTTGACGCGCTGACTGCCCGGCTCACACGCTCCAAAGCCCAATATGAGAAAACCAGGGAGCTGGATAAGAAACTCTTTGGGGAAAATTATGAGCTTTAA